The sequence GACCCTGAATTGCAAACCGAGATCAGTTGTCTGGAGGGTGAACGAGCCTGTCCCCCGGAAGATGTCGGGGGACTCCCCGGGTATGAAGAGTTCTGTGAAGCCATACAAGACCCGAATCATGAGGATCATGAAATGCTCATGAACTGGTCCGGCGGGAATTTTGACAGTGAGTATTTTAACTGCCACGAAGTGAATCAGGAGCTGATGAAGTTTCTTCGCTGGTCCAGAGACCGGTACCTGAACTGGGATCTTACAACCTTTTGAACACTAGGAAAAGAATCAGAACCCGGGCTTCTCTCCTCGCCTGAGCTTGTCCAGGTACTTGGCGAACCGCCGCTCCCGGGTTTCGGTCCGCTTGGCTGAGGTGAGCCCGAGGGCAATGGCGTATCTACTGGTTTTTGTTAACCTTTCAAAAAACCGGCTGGCCGTCGGGTCTTGTTTCACCGCAGCCAAGAAGTCTGGGGGGATTTTCATGTCCCTGACCGCATAGGCCTTTTCCCAGCGCCCGTCTTCCTTGGCCGCGCGAACTGCTGCCAATCCCGACTCCTGCATCCGGCCCTCATCAATGAGCCGTTCCACATGCTCCCGGTTTCGCTGAGACCAGCTGCTGCGCAGATTTCTTGGGGTGATTCGCTGAAGATAGGCCGTCTCATCGATCGTTTTTTTGATACCGTCGATCCAGCCCCAGCAAAGGCTTTCTATTACGACATCATTCCAATCTACGCTGGG comes from Spirochaeta lutea and encodes:
- a CDS encoding YdeI/OmpD-associated family protein; its protein translation is MGDPDPAKILNFTTAAELGRWLKEHHEKESELWIKIFKKHSGVPSVDWNDVVIESLCWGWIDGIKKTIDETAYLQRITPRNLRSSWSQRNREHVERLIDEGRMQESGLAAVRAAKEDGRWEKAYAVRDMKIPPDFLAAVKQDPTASRFFERLTKTSRYAIALGLTSAKRTETRERRFAKYLDKLRRGEKPGF